One window of Magallana gigas chromosome 2, xbMagGiga1.1, whole genome shotgun sequence genomic DNA carries:
- the LOC105321052 gene encoding uncharacterized protein isoform X1: MRVLFTPRPLGLEVTHVLDRLNILNGVMHAIMQTITRGLFVWTVLFGVCCMQAVPPQPAQSGLISGTIIAAGSIGIAALADLYLTASAALAAMSDRENSKNCNCKDQPQEPETTCDVVLAAERQKCEEEKKALESEVQEDAFSICKTTNQEICEEVFGGPSANSCTACLNKFEDETGCNGSVECVFMNGVCIFDD; the protein is encoded by the exons ATGCGTGTACTCTTTACGCCACGACCTCTTGGCTTGGAAGTGACCCATGTCCTGGATCGACTAAATATTTTGAATGGAGTGATGCATGCAATT atGCAGACAATCACAAGAGGACTTTTTGTTTGGACAGTGTTGTTTGGAGTTTGCTGTATGCAGGCTGTGCCCCCTCAACCGGCGCAATCCGGTTTGATATCCGGTACCATTATAGCAGCTGGGTCAATCGGCATAGCGGCACTCGCAG ATCTGTACTTAACAGCAAGCGCCGCTTTGGCAGCAATGTCTGACCGTGAAAACTCCAAAAATTGCAATTGCAAGGATCAACCTCAAGAACCAGAGACAACTTGTGATGTTGTTCTTGCTGCTGAAAGACAAAAatgtgaagaagaaaagaaaG CTTTAGAAAGTGAAGTGCAGGAGGATGCATTCTCCA tttGCAAAACTACCAACCAAGAGATTTGTGAAGAGGTTTTTGGAGGACCTAGCGCGAATAGTTGCACCGCATGTTTGAATAAGTTTGAGGACGAAACTGGATGCAACGGCTCAGTAGAATGTGTTTTTATGAATGGAGTTTGTATTTTTGATGATTAA
- the LOC105321052 gene encoding uncharacterized protein isoform X3, with product MQMQTITRGLFVWTVLFGVCCMQAVPPQPAQSGLISGTIIAAGSIGIAALADLYLTASAALAAMSDRENSKNCNCKDQPQEPETTCDVVLAAERQKCEEEKKALESEVQEDAFSICKTTNQEICEEVFGGPSANSCTACLNKFEDETGCNGSVECVFMNGVCIFDD from the exons ATGCAG atGCAGACAATCACAAGAGGACTTTTTGTTTGGACAGTGTTGTTTGGAGTTTGCTGTATGCAGGCTGTGCCCCCTCAACCGGCGCAATCCGGTTTGATATCCGGTACCATTATAGCAGCTGGGTCAATCGGCATAGCGGCACTCGCAG ATCTGTACTTAACAGCAAGCGCCGCTTTGGCAGCAATGTCTGACCGTGAAAACTCCAAAAATTGCAATTGCAAGGATCAACCTCAAGAACCAGAGACAACTTGTGATGTTGTTCTTGCTGCTGAAAGACAAAAatgtgaagaagaaaagaaaG CTTTAGAAAGTGAAGTGCAGGAGGATGCATTCTCCA tttGCAAAACTACCAACCAAGAGATTTGTGAAGAGGTTTTTGGAGGACCTAGCGCGAATAGTTGCACCGCATGTTTGAATAAGTTTGAGGACGAAACTGGATGCAACGGCTCAGTAGAATGTGTTTTTATGAATGGAGTTTGTATTTTTGATGATTAA
- the LOC105321052 gene encoding uncharacterized protein isoform X2, whose amino-acid sequence MRVLFTPRPLGLEVTHVLDRLNILNGVMHAIMQTITRGLFVWTVLFGVCCMQAVPPQPAQSGLISGTIIAAGSIGIAALAASAALAAMSDRENSKNCNCKDQPQEPETTCDVVLAAERQKCEEEKKALESEVQEDAFSICKTTNQEICEEVFGGPSANSCTACLNKFEDETGCNGSVECVFMNGVCIFDD is encoded by the exons ATGCGTGTACTCTTTACGCCACGACCTCTTGGCTTGGAAGTGACCCATGTCCTGGATCGACTAAATATTTTGAATGGAGTGATGCATGCAATT atGCAGACAATCACAAGAGGACTTTTTGTTTGGACAGTGTTGTTTGGAGTTTGCTGTATGCAGGCTGTGCCCCCTCAACCGGCGCAATCCGGTTTGATATCCGGTACCATTATAGCAGCTGGGTCAATCGGCATAGCGGCACTCGCAG CAAGCGCCGCTTTGGCAGCAATGTCTGACCGTGAAAACTCCAAAAATTGCAATTGCAAGGATCAACCTCAAGAACCAGAGACAACTTGTGATGTTGTTCTTGCTGCTGAAAGACAAAAatgtgaagaagaaaagaaaG CTTTAGAAAGTGAAGTGCAGGAGGATGCATTCTCCA tttGCAAAACTACCAACCAAGAGATTTGTGAAGAGGTTTTTGGAGGACCTAGCGCGAATAGTTGCACCGCATGTTTGAATAAGTTTGAGGACGAAACTGGATGCAACGGCTCAGTAGAATGTGTTTTTATGAATGGAGTTTGTATTTTTGATGATTAA
- the LOC105321052 gene encoding uncharacterized protein isoform X4, producing MQTITRGLFVWTVLFGVCCMQAVPPQPAQSGLISGTIIAAGSIGIAALADLYLTASAALAAMSDRENSKNCNCKDQPQEPETTCDVVLAAERQKCEEEKKALESEVQEDAFSICKTTNQEICEEVFGGPSANSCTACLNKFEDETGCNGSVECVFMNGVCIFDD from the exons atGCAGACAATCACAAGAGGACTTTTTGTTTGGACAGTGTTGTTTGGAGTTTGCTGTATGCAGGCTGTGCCCCCTCAACCGGCGCAATCCGGTTTGATATCCGGTACCATTATAGCAGCTGGGTCAATCGGCATAGCGGCACTCGCAG ATCTGTACTTAACAGCAAGCGCCGCTTTGGCAGCAATGTCTGACCGTGAAAACTCCAAAAATTGCAATTGCAAGGATCAACCTCAAGAACCAGAGACAACTTGTGATGTTGTTCTTGCTGCTGAAAGACAAAAatgtgaagaagaaaagaaaG CTTTAGAAAGTGAAGTGCAGGAGGATGCATTCTCCA tttGCAAAACTACCAACCAAGAGATTTGTGAAGAGGTTTTTGGAGGACCTAGCGCGAATAGTTGCACCGCATGTTTGAATAAGTTTGAGGACGAAACTGGATGCAACGGCTCAGTAGAATGTGTTTTTATGAATGGAGTTTGTATTTTTGATGATTAA